One genomic segment of Streptomyces sp. RKND-216 includes these proteins:
- a CDS encoding LPFR motif small protein, whose translation MRAIADIFRMIGGAIATVVTLPFRAVARLFGGMSRGGRRV comes from the coding sequence ATGCGTGCAATAGCTGACATCTTCCGCATGATCGGCGGCGCCATCGCCACGGTCGTGACCCTTCCCTTCCGCGCGGTGGCGCGGCTGTTCGGCGGCATGTCCCGCGGTGGCCGCCGGGTCTGA
- a CDS encoding Tex family protein — protein sequence MTTTIEGRIAEELGVRERQVKAAVELLDGGSTVPFIARYRKEATEMLDDAQLRALEERLRYLRELEERRAAILESVRSQGKLDDALEARIRAAESKARLEDIYLPFKPKRRTKAQIAREAGLEPLADGLLNDPSTEPQAAAAAFVDAEKGVGDAGAALEGARAILTERFSEDADLIGELRERMWEKGRVASSVREGKEEQGAKFKDYFDFAEDFTELPSHRVLALLRGEKEEVLDLALQPENPADAPADGTPGAYERSIANRFGIRDQGRPADGWLADTVRWAWRTRIQVHLGIDLRLRLRTAAEDEAVRVFAANLRDLLLAAPAGTRATMGLDPGLRTGVKVAVVDATGKVAATDTIYPHAPQKKWDEALERLSALAERHDVDLIAIGNGTASRETDKLAGELLTGRPELKLTKVMVSEAGASVYSASAYASQELPELDVSLRGAVSIARRLQDPLAELVKIDPKSIGVGQYQHDLSEVKLSRSLDAVVEDCVNGVGVDVNTASAPLLSRVSGIGGGLAENIVAHRDAHGPFRDRKALKDVARLGPKAFEQCAGFLRIRGGDDPLDASSVHPEAYPLVRTMVKTAGTDVPSLIGNATALRALKPSDFVDDAFGLPTVTDILKELEKPGRDPRPAFRTASFKEGVEKIGDLASGMVLEGVVTNVAAFGAFVDVGVHQDGLVHVSAMSRSFVKDPRDVVKPGDIVKVKVLDVDVPRKRISLTLRLEDEAVAGSAKGGEGRRGGGDRRKGSAPRQRQGSGGRPRRDRDQRPAPVNSEMAEALRRAGLR from the coding sequence GTGACGACCACCATCGAAGGCAGGATCGCCGAGGAGCTCGGCGTACGGGAGCGGCAGGTGAAGGCCGCGGTCGAGCTGCTCGACGGCGGTTCGACGGTGCCCTTCATCGCCCGGTACCGCAAGGAAGCCACCGAAATGCTCGACGACGCGCAGTTGCGCGCCCTCGAGGAGCGGCTCCGGTACCTGCGTGAGCTCGAGGAGCGGCGGGCGGCGATCCTGGAGTCCGTGCGGTCGCAGGGCAAGCTCGACGACGCCCTGGAGGCCCGCATCCGGGCGGCCGAGTCCAAGGCCCGCTTGGAGGACATCTACCTTCCGTTCAAGCCCAAGCGCCGGACCAAGGCGCAGATCGCGCGCGAGGCCGGCCTCGAACCGCTCGCCGACGGGCTGCTGAACGACCCCTCGACCGAACCGCAGGCGGCGGCCGCCGCGTTCGTGGACGCCGAGAAGGGCGTCGGCGACGCCGGGGCCGCGCTGGAGGGCGCCCGCGCGATCCTCACCGAACGCTTCAGCGAGGACGCCGACCTGATCGGCGAACTACGCGAACGCATGTGGGAGAAGGGCCGCGTCGCCTCCTCCGTCCGCGAGGGCAAGGAGGAGCAGGGCGCCAAGTTCAAGGACTACTTCGACTTCGCCGAGGACTTCACCGAGCTGCCCTCCCACCGGGTACTGGCACTGCTGCGCGGCGAGAAGGAGGAGGTCCTCGACCTCGCGCTCCAGCCCGAGAACCCCGCGGACGCGCCCGCCGACGGCACCCCGGGTGCGTATGAGCGCAGCATCGCGAACCGCTTCGGCATCCGCGACCAGGGCCGTCCCGCCGACGGCTGGCTGGCCGACACCGTCCGCTGGGCCTGGCGCACCCGCATCCAGGTGCACCTCGGCATCGACCTGCGGCTGCGGCTGCGCACGGCCGCCGAGGACGAGGCCGTGCGGGTCTTCGCCGCCAACCTGCGCGACCTGCTGCTGGCCGCCCCGGCCGGCACCCGCGCCACGATGGGACTGGACCCGGGGCTGCGTACAGGTGTGAAGGTCGCCGTGGTCGACGCCACCGGCAAGGTCGCCGCCACCGACACGATCTACCCGCACGCCCCGCAGAAGAAGTGGGACGAGGCCCTGGAGCGGCTGTCGGCGCTGGCGGAGCGGCACGACGTCGACCTGATCGCCATCGGCAACGGCACCGCCTCCCGCGAGACGGACAAGCTGGCCGGCGAACTCCTCACCGGGCGGCCGGAGCTGAAGCTGACCAAGGTGATGGTCTCCGAAGCCGGCGCGTCGGTGTACTCCGCCTCCGCCTACGCCTCGCAGGAGCTGCCGGAGCTGGACGTCTCGCTGCGCGGCGCCGTCTCCATCGCCCGGCGCCTCCAGGACCCGCTGGCCGAACTCGTGAAGATCGACCCCAAGTCGATCGGAGTGGGCCAGTACCAGCACGATCTGTCCGAGGTGAAGCTCTCGCGTTCGCTGGACGCGGTCGTCGAGGACTGCGTGAACGGCGTCGGGGTGGACGTGAACACCGCTTCCGCGCCGCTGCTCTCCCGGGTCTCCGGCATCGGCGGCGGCCTCGCCGAGAACATCGTCGCCCACCGGGACGCCCACGGCCCGTTCCGCGACCGCAAGGCCCTCAAGGACGTCGCGCGGCTGGGCCCGAAGGCGTTCGAGCAGTGCGCGGGCTTCCTCCGCATCCGCGGCGGCGACGACCCGCTGGACGCCTCGTCGGTGCACCCCGAGGCGTACCCGCTGGTCCGCACGATGGTGAAGACCGCCGGGACCGACGTCCCGTCCCTGATCGGCAACGCGACGGCGCTGCGTGCGCTGAAGCCGTCCGACTTCGTCGACGACGCGTTCGGCCTGCCGACGGTGACCGACATCCTCAAGGAGCTGGAGAAGCCGGGCCGCGACCCGCGTCCCGCCTTCCGGACCGCCAGCTTCAAGGAGGGCGTGGAGAAGATCGGCGACCTGGCCAGCGGCATGGTGCTGGAGGGCGTCGTCACCAACGTCGCGGCGTTCGGCGCCTTCGTCGACGTGGGTGTCCACCAGGACGGTCTGGTGCACGTCTCCGCCATGTCCCGCTCCTTCGTCAAGGACCCGCGGGACGTGGTCAAGCCCGGCGACATCGTGAAGGTCAAGGTGCTGGACGTTGACGTGCCGCGGAAGCGGATCTCGCTGACGCTGCGGCTCGAGGACGAGGCCGTCGCGGGCTCGGCGAAGGGCGGCGAAGGGCGCCGGGGCGGGGGCGACCGGCGCAAGGGTTCCGCGCCGCGCCAGCGGCAGGGCAGTGGCGGCCGTCCCCGACGGGACCGCGACCAGCGCCCCGCACCGGTCAACAGCGAGATGGCCGAGGCGCTCCGCCGGGCGGGCCTCCGCTAG
- a CDS encoding gamma-glutamylcyclotransferase family protein → MESRLAHEDMPLFVYGTLCFEEVLGALLGRVPCAEPAALAGWRAAALARRPYPGLVPAPGGLARGCLLRGLTPEECAVLDAFEGAEYTMRAVAVDGGRAARTYVWCGGDVLAEDWDAERYAERVIAAYGR, encoded by the coding sequence GTGGAATCCCGCCTTGCACACGAGGACATGCCGCTGTTCGTCTACGGAACGCTCTGCTTCGAGGAGGTGCTGGGGGCCCTGCTGGGGAGGGTTCCGTGCGCCGAGCCGGCCGCGCTGGCCGGCTGGCGGGCCGCGGCGCTGGCGCGGCGGCCCTACCCGGGGCTGGTGCCCGCGCCAGGCGGCCTCGCGCGGGGGTGCCTGCTGCGGGGGCTGACGCCCGAGGAGTGCGCCGTGCTCGACGCGTTCGAGGGGGCGGAGTACACGATGCGCGCCGTCGCGGTGGACGGGGGGCGTGCGGCCCGCACGTACGTGTGGTGCGGCGGCGACGTGCTCGCCGAGGACTGGGATGCGGAACGCTACGCGGAGCGCGTCATCGCGGCGTACGGCCGCTGA
- a CDS encoding acyl-ACP desaturase has product MTVTPRQHAGTDGWTDARLLYALEEVVEKELNRHLAVAKDWMPHEYVPWSDGRNFDGPLEGEPWAPEQSKVTDIGRTALVVNLLTEDNLPSYHHEIASLFGRDGAWGTWVHRWTAEEGRHGIVMRDYLLTSRAVDPVQLENFRMAHMSEGFESDNRHSMLHSVAYVSFQELATRVSHRNTGHQSGDPVCDRMLARIATDENLHMVFYRNLLQAAFEIAPDLTMQAVRDVVVGFRMPGHGMPGFERAAAQMAIGGIYNLRIHHDDVLQPVLRFLKVLDIDGLDPEGLKAQEELGLFMNGLDGEARKFDERLAARAARRAARANR; this is encoded by the coding sequence GTGACCGTCACCCCCCGACAGCACGCCGGTACGGACGGCTGGACCGACGCCCGGCTCCTCTACGCGCTGGAGGAGGTGGTGGAGAAGGAGCTGAACCGGCACCTGGCGGTGGCGAAGGACTGGATGCCGCACGAGTACGTGCCGTGGAGCGACGGCCGCAACTTCGACGGCCCGCTGGAGGGCGAGCCGTGGGCGCCGGAGCAGTCGAAGGTCACCGACATCGGCCGGACCGCGCTCGTGGTCAACCTGCTCACCGAGGACAACCTGCCCTCCTACCACCACGAGATCGCCAGCCTCTTCGGGCGGGACGGCGCCTGGGGCACCTGGGTGCACCGCTGGACGGCGGAGGAGGGCCGGCACGGCATCGTGATGCGGGACTACCTGCTCACCTCACGCGCAGTGGATCCGGTGCAGCTGGAGAACTTCCGGATGGCACACATGTCGGAGGGCTTCGAATCCGACAACCGGCACAGCATGCTCCACTCCGTCGCCTACGTCTCCTTCCAGGAGCTGGCGACCCGCGTATCCCACCGCAACACCGGCCACCAGTCCGGCGACCCGGTGTGCGACCGGATGCTCGCCCGCATCGCCACGGACGAGAACCTGCACATGGTCTTCTACCGCAACCTGCTGCAGGCGGCGTTCGAGATCGCCCCCGACCTGACGATGCAGGCGGTGCGCGACGTGGTGGTCGGCTTCCGGATGCCCGGTCACGGCATGCCGGGATTCGAGCGTGCCGCCGCCCAGATGGCGATCGGCGGCATCTACAACCTGCGCATCCACCACGACGACGTGCTCCAGCCGGTCCTGCGCTTCCTGAAGGTGCTGGACATCGACGGCCTCGACCCCGAGGGGCTCAAGGCGCAGGAGGAACTCGGGCTGTTCATGAACGGCTTGGACGGCGAAGCGCGGAAGTTCGACGAGCGGCTGGCCGCCCGCGCCGCGCGCAGGGCCGCCCGCGCGAACCGCTGA
- a CDS encoding DUF2087 domain-containing protein — MTPEEIVGLLAEPGRLRVFSAVVLGAGTPSEVTDRAGIPPKEAVAALRRLQEGGLVQAAGGRLVARAGQFKDTALRAARSEDSARPGVDHGSGDPRVETLLRTFLRDDGGRIRSLPRQFGRRRIVLHHLARRSFETGAAYPEREVNAVLRGWCEGAGVDHVTVRRYLVDHCLLSRADGVYRLREDAPAVL, encoded by the coding sequence GTGACGCCGGAGGAGATCGTCGGACTGCTGGCCGAGCCGGGGCGGTTGCGGGTGTTCTCCGCGGTCGTGCTGGGTGCCGGGACGCCGTCCGAGGTGACGGACCGGGCCGGGATCCCGCCGAAGGAGGCGGTGGCGGCGCTGCGGCGTCTCCAGGAGGGCGGGCTCGTGCAGGCCGCCGGCGGACGGCTGGTGGCGCGGGCCGGGCAGTTCAAGGACACCGCCCTGCGGGCCGCCCGGAGCGAGGACTCCGCACGGCCCGGCGTGGACCACGGCTCCGGCGACCCACGCGTCGAGACGCTGCTGCGCACCTTCCTGCGGGACGACGGCGGCCGCATCCGCAGCCTGCCCCGGCAGTTCGGGCGGCGGCGCATCGTGCTGCACCACCTGGCGCGGCGGTCGTTCGAGACGGGCGCCGCCTACCCGGAGCGGGAGGTGAACGCCGTCCTGCGCGGGTGGTGCGAGGGCGCCGGGGTCGACCACGTGACCGTGCGGCGATACCTCGTCGACCACTGCCTGCTGAGCAGGGCGGACGGCGTCTACCGACTGCGGGAGGACGCTCCGGCCGTGCTCTGA
- a CDS encoding MAB_1171c family putative transporter produces MTAVLGVLLVAAVAWKGYQLSRAPADLPLRSVTLCLVSAALAFPFGTGPGARAADGLLGAGAAELLQNVLLLCCVYFLMCFYLHSAALDPARGRRRARLELVPLGLAAGLAAVSMAATPPGARGGTYDTADMQIAGVAGFYLSAGLYLGYALAMALWWTYRYIRLSQGSLATGLRLTAVAMAAMVLADVVRQVFVVVRWAGGPDESPLLTGANLTLSIAVPVFVIGVSYPGAATRIAALRLWWRHRRAYHRLRPLWAALHQAFPEDELTRVPTRPWGDRLLLRGVHRRYYRRVIECRDGLVRISPYLARPDADGEEEGARDAAPPARPEPSESWAADLAARLRAALHDHAAGAPAPSRVAPSKAVLLPMPAEETLEGDARQLVTLSDAFHAAAR; encoded by the coding sequence ATGACTGCTGTACTCGGCGTGCTGCTGGTGGCGGCCGTCGCATGGAAGGGCTACCAGCTCTCGCGCGCCCCGGCGGACCTGCCGCTGCGGTCGGTGACGCTGTGCCTGGTGTCCGCCGCGCTGGCGTTCCCGTTCGGCACCGGGCCGGGCGCCCGGGCGGCGGACGGGCTCCTGGGCGCGGGGGCGGCGGAGCTGCTGCAGAACGTGCTGCTGCTGTGCTGCGTGTACTTCCTGATGTGCTTCTACCTGCACTCGGCCGCCCTCGACCCGGCGCGCGGCCGGCGACGGGCCCGCCTGGAACTGGTTCCGCTGGGTCTGGCCGCGGGGCTCGCGGCGGTGTCGATGGCCGCCACCCCGCCCGGCGCGCGCGGCGGCACCTACGACACCGCGGACATGCAGATCGCCGGCGTTGCCGGCTTCTACCTCTCCGCGGGTCTGTACCTGGGGTACGCCCTGGCTATGGCCCTGTGGTGGACGTACCGCTACATCCGCCTCTCGCAGGGGTCGCTGGCCACCGGGCTGCGGCTGACCGCCGTGGCGATGGCAGCCATGGTGCTGGCCGACGTGGTGCGCCAGGTGTTCGTCGTGGTGCGGTGGGCCGGCGGCCCGGACGAGTCGCCGCTGCTGACCGGCGCCAACCTCACGCTGTCGATCGCCGTGCCCGTGTTCGTGATCGGTGTGAGCTACCCGGGCGCGGCGACCCGCATCGCGGCGCTGCGGCTGTGGTGGCGGCACCGGCGGGCCTACCACCGGCTGCGTCCGCTGTGGGCCGCGCTGCACCAGGCGTTCCCGGAGGACGAGCTGACCCGGGTGCCGACCCGGCCCTGGGGGGACCGGCTGCTCCTGCGCGGCGTGCACCGCCGCTACTACCGGCGGGTCATCGAGTGCCGCGACGGGCTGGTGCGGATCAGCCCGTACCTGGCGCGTCCGGACGCCGACGGCGAAGAGGAAGGCGCGCGGGACGCCGCTCCCCCGGCACGCCCGGAACCGTCCGAGAGCTGGGCGGCCGACCTGGCCGCGCGGCTGCGGGCCGCGCTGCACGACCACGCGGCGGGTGCCCCGGCGCCTTCCAGAGTCGCGCCCTCGAAGGCCGTGCTGCTGCCGATGCCCGCGGAGGAAACCCTCGAGGGGGACGCCCGCCAGCTCGTCACCCTCTCCGACGCCTTCCACGCCGCCGCCCGCTGA
- a CDS encoding amidohydrolase family protein, giving the protein MEFLVSAGQLLSGPDGDRTPDGAVLVRGDRIVAAGPRAEVEARASAGAVRLARPEGTLLPGLIDTHVHLCFDAGPDPVTSLREADDTALLLAMADRARRMVATGVTTVRDLGDRGGLALRLRDAVASGAVSGPRVLAAGAPLTVPGGHCWFLGGEVSGEEAIRETVRRNAKDGADVIKVMATGGGLTKGGPAIWEAQFSPEELRAVVEEARAHNLPVAAHAHGADGIAAAVAAGVDTVEHCTWMGRGGFDVREDVVADIAARGIAVCPAASPGWRAFAERFGPERAEEMFARVRWMHEQGVRLISGTDAGVPGAVFDDLVSSLGFFVHLGLPPSRVVAMATADAAAAVGLGDDTGRLADGYRADLLLVDGDPLADLEALREVRAVLAGGRLVNGG; this is encoded by the coding sequence ATGGAATTCCTGGTGTCGGCAGGACAGTTGCTCTCCGGACCGGACGGCGACCGCACGCCGGACGGCGCGGTCCTCGTCCGCGGCGACCGCATCGTCGCCGCCGGACCGCGCGCCGAGGTCGAGGCCCGGGCGTCGGCCGGCGCCGTGCGCCTCGCGCGCCCGGAGGGCACGCTCCTGCCCGGCCTGATCGACACCCACGTGCACCTGTGCTTCGACGCCGGGCCCGACCCGGTGACGTCGCTGCGCGAGGCGGACGACACCGCGCTGCTGCTCGCCATGGCCGACCGGGCCCGGCGGATGGTGGCCACCGGTGTGACGACGGTGCGCGACCTGGGCGACCGGGGCGGTCTGGCGCTGCGGCTGCGGGACGCCGTCGCCTCCGGGGCCGTGAGCGGTCCGCGGGTCCTCGCGGCCGGTGCTCCGCTGACGGTGCCCGGCGGCCACTGCTGGTTCCTCGGCGGCGAGGTCTCCGGCGAGGAGGCGATCCGCGAGACGGTGCGGCGCAACGCGAAGGACGGCGCCGACGTCATCAAGGTGATGGCGACCGGCGGCGGGCTGACGAAGGGCGGCCCGGCGATCTGGGAGGCCCAGTTCTCCCCGGAGGAGCTGCGGGCGGTGGTCGAGGAGGCCCGTGCGCACAACCTGCCCGTGGCCGCCCACGCGCACGGCGCGGACGGCATCGCGGCGGCCGTGGCGGCGGGCGTGGACACCGTCGAGCACTGCACGTGGATGGGGCGCGGCGGTTTCGACGTCCGTGAGGACGTGGTCGCGGACATCGCCGCGCGCGGCATCGCCGTGTGCCCGGCGGCCAGCCCAGGCTGGCGGGCGTTCGCCGAACGGTTCGGACCGGAACGGGCGGAGGAGATGTTCGCACGGGTGCGCTGGATGCACGAGCAGGGCGTGCGGCTGATCTCCGGAACCGACGCGGGCGTGCCGGGTGCCGTCTTCGACGACCTGGTGTCCAGCCTGGGTTTCTTCGTCCACCTGGGCCTGCCGCCGTCACGCGTGGTGGCCATGGCCACGGCCGACGCCGCGGCCGCGGTCGGGCTGGGCGACGACACCGGGCGCCTCGCGGACGGCTACCGCGCGGACCTTCTGCTGGTGGACGGCGATCCGCTCGCCGACCTGGAGGCGCTGCGCGAGGTGCGGGCTGTGCTGGCCGGCGGGCGACTGGTCAACGGCGGCTGA
- the pip gene encoding prolyl aminopeptidase, whose amino-acid sequence MRELYPEIEPYEHGMLDAGDGDHVYWEVCGNPDGRPALVVHGGPGSGCRPRHRRYFDPERYRVVLFDQRGCGRSTPHAGDPSTGVRHHTIHHLIADMELLRTHLGIDRWLLEGGSWGSTLILAYAQRHPERVTGIVVPAVTTTRRSEIDWLYRGVGRFFPREWERFLAGAPGTPPDGDVVGAYAALTEHPDPAVRDRAVQEWCAWEDAVVSGETQGAPGPYGDRPSADRTALVRLCAHYFSHGAWLEEGQLLREAHRLTGIPGVLIHGRLDLGSPLATAWELSRAWPDAELHVVEDAGHLGGGTTRDILLAALDRFARG is encoded by the coding sequence ATGCGTGAGCTGTATCCGGAGATCGAGCCGTACGAGCACGGCATGCTCGACGCGGGGGACGGCGACCACGTCTACTGGGAGGTGTGCGGCAACCCCGACGGCAGGCCCGCGCTGGTGGTGCACGGCGGGCCCGGATCCGGCTGCCGCCCCCGTCACCGCCGCTACTTCGATCCCGAGCGGTACCGGGTGGTCCTCTTCGACCAGCGGGGCTGCGGGCGCAGCACACCGCACGCCGGGGACCCGTCGACCGGCGTGCGGCACCACACGATCCACCACCTGATCGCCGACATGGAGCTGCTGCGCACACACCTCGGCATCGACCGGTGGCTGCTGGAGGGCGGCTCGTGGGGCTCCACATTGATCCTCGCCTACGCCCAGCGGCACCCGGAGCGGGTCACCGGGATCGTCGTTCCCGCCGTCACCACCACCCGCCGCTCCGAGATCGACTGGCTCTACCGGGGCGTGGGCCGCTTCTTCCCCCGCGAGTGGGAACGCTTCCTCGCCGGGGCCCCCGGGACACCGCCCGACGGCGACGTCGTCGGCGCCTACGCCGCCCTGACGGAGCATCCGGACCCGGCCGTACGAGACCGGGCGGTCCAGGAGTGGTGCGCCTGGGAGGACGCCGTCGTCTCCGGGGAGACGCAGGGCGCCCCCGGTCCGTACGGCGACCGGCCCTCCGCGGACCGCACCGCACTGGTGCGCCTGTGCGCCCACTACTTCTCGCACGGCGCCTGGCTGGAGGAGGGACAACTGCTGCGCGAGGCCCACCGCCTGACCGGCATCCCCGGCGTGCTGATCCACGGCCGGCTCGACCTGGGCAGCCCCCTGGCCACCGCCTGGGAGCTGTCCCGCGCCTGGCCGGACGCGGAACTGCACGTGGTGGAGGACGCGGGTCACCTGGGCGGCGGGACGACCCGCGACATCCTGCTCGCCGCGCTCGACCGGTTCGCCCGGGGCTGA
- a CDS encoding ABC-F family ATP-binding cassette domain-containing protein: MSAPTTSITCTRLSFAWPDGTSVLDGFELAVGPGRTGLIGVNGTGKSTLLKLVAGELAPQEGSVRVAGEVGYLPQDLTLDTGLRVDAALGIAGTRAALHAIEAGDPSEAHFTAVGDDWDVEERARATLDQLGLTHITLDRTIGEVSGGESVLLRLAALLLRRPDVLLLDEPTNNLDREGRRRLYDAVASWSGVLVVVSHDRELLELVDQIADLRAGEVHWYGGNLSAYEEAVATEQEAAERMVRVAEGDLRRQKRELAEAQTKLAKRVRYGDKMYATKREPRAVMKLRKRSAQESAGKHRILHEQRLEEARERLDEASAAVRDDDEIRVDLPFTAVPAGRQVLTAREVELRYGARAHLDVHGPERIALTGRNGAGKSTLLRTVAGLIPPEGGELTTHVPLRYLPQRLDLLDESLSLVQNVARLAPGATDNRIRAQLARFLFKGKRAEQVVGTLSGGERFRATLAAVMLAEPVPQLLMLDEPTNNLDMASVRQLTDALRSYEGALIVAGHDVPFLHAIEPTRWLRLDGALATVDPEELWEG; this comes from the coding sequence ATGTCTGCACCCACCACATCCATCACCTGCACCCGCCTGTCCTTCGCGTGGCCGGACGGCACGTCCGTGCTGGACGGCTTCGAACTGGCCGTCGGGCCTGGCCGCACCGGGCTGATCGGGGTCAACGGCACCGGGAAGTCGACTCTGCTCAAGCTGGTCGCCGGGGAGCTGGCGCCCCAGGAGGGCAGCGTGCGAGTGGCCGGGGAGGTCGGCTACCTGCCCCAGGACCTCACCCTGGACACCGGCCTGCGCGTCGACGCGGCGCTGGGCATCGCCGGGACCCGGGCGGCGCTGCACGCCATCGAGGCGGGCGACCCGAGCGAGGCGCACTTCACCGCGGTCGGCGACGACTGGGACGTGGAGGAGCGCGCCCGGGCGACGCTCGACCAGCTCGGCCTGACCCACATCACCCTGGACCGCACCATCGGCGAGGTGTCCGGCGGCGAGTCGGTGCTGCTGCGGCTCGCGGCGCTGCTGCTGCGCCGCCCCGACGTCCTGCTGCTGGACGAGCCGACGAACAACCTGGACCGGGAGGGCCGGCGGCGGCTGTACGACGCGGTGGCGTCGTGGAGCGGCGTCCTGGTGGTGGTCAGCCACGACCGGGAACTTCTCGAACTGGTCGACCAGATCGCCGACCTGCGGGCCGGCGAGGTGCACTGGTACGGCGGCAACCTGTCGGCGTACGAGGAGGCCGTGGCCACCGAGCAGGAGGCGGCCGAGCGTATGGTGCGCGTCGCCGAGGGCGATCTGCGACGGCAGAAGCGCGAACTCGCGGAGGCACAGACCAAGCTGGCCAAGCGCGTCCGCTACGGCGACAAGATGTACGCCACCAAGCGCGAGCCTCGTGCGGTGATGAAGCTGCGCAAGCGCTCGGCGCAGGAGTCGGCGGGCAAGCACCGGATCCTGCACGAGCAGCGACTGGAGGAGGCCAGGGAGCGGCTGGACGAGGCGTCCGCGGCCGTACGTGACGACGACGAGATCCGGGTCGACCTCCCGTTCACGGCCGTGCCCGCCGGACGGCAGGTCCTCACCGCGCGCGAGGTCGAGCTGCGGTACGGCGCCCGCGCTCATCTGGACGTGCACGGCCCGGAGCGGATCGCGCTGACCGGACGCAACGGCGCCGGCAAGTCGACGCTGCTGCGCACGGTCGCCGGGCTGATCCCGCCGGAGGGCGGCGAGCTGACCACGCACGTGCCGCTGCGCTACCTGCCGCAGCGGCTGGACCTGCTGGACGAGTCGCTGAGCCTGGTGCAGAACGTGGCCCGGCTGGCTCCGGGGGCGACCGACAACCGCATCCGGGCGCAGCTGGCCCGCTTCCTGTTCAAGGGGAAGCGCGCGGAGCAGGTCGTGGGCACGCTGTCCGGGGGCGAGCGCTTCAGGGCGACGCTCGCGGCGGTGATGCTCGCCGAGCCGGTGCCGCAGCTGCTGATGCTGGACGAGCCGACGAACAACCTCGACATGGCGAGCGTCCGGCAGCTCACCGACGCGCTGCGGTCCTACGAGGGGGCGCTGATCGTGGCCGGTCACGATGTGCCGTTCCTGCACGCGATCGAGCCGACCCGGTGGCTGCGGCTGGACGGCGCACTCGCCACCGTCGATCCCGAGGAACTCTGGGAGGGGTGA
- a CDS encoding FAD-dependent oxidoreductase produces MREVLVVGGGVIGLTTAVVLAEEGVRVRVWSREPAERTTSAVAGGLCWPYRIEPAERALEWAVHGFRTLSWLAERPAETGVRLVPGRMVMDDTPERWSALVGERCRTPLVDMTAYLPYLRGRLEAAGGRYAERDVSSLAEAGEEAPVVVHCTGLGARELAGDATMTAVRGQLLVVENPGVRDWHVSSEPGASNSTYLLPQPYGLILGGTAEEGAEGTLPDPATAAAIRERCARVHPAVADAPVLEHRVGLRPCRAAGVRLEREELPGGSVCVQQYGHGGAGVTASWGSAREAADLVRAALGDRPG; encoded by the coding sequence ATGCGAGAAGTGCTGGTCGTCGGAGGCGGCGTCATCGGGCTGACGACGGCGGTCGTCCTGGCCGAGGAGGGCGTGCGCGTCCGGGTCTGGAGCCGTGAGCCTGCCGAGCGCACGACGTCCGCGGTGGCGGGCGGACTGTGCTGGCCGTACCGGATCGAGCCGGCGGAACGGGCGCTGGAGTGGGCGGTGCACGGCTTCCGCACCCTGTCCTGGCTGGCCGAGCGTCCGGCGGAGACCGGCGTCCGGCTCGTGCCGGGCCGCATGGTCATGGACGACACGCCGGAACGCTGGTCGGCGCTGGTCGGCGAGCGGTGCCGGACGCCGCTTGTCGACATGACGGCCTATCTTCCGTATCTGCGAGGACGCCTGGAGGCCGCCGGCGGGCGGTACGCAGAGCGGGACGTCTCCTCGCTGGCCGAGGCCGGCGAGGAGGCGCCGGTGGTGGTCCACTGCACCGGGCTGGGCGCCCGCGAGCTGGCCGGGGACGCCACGATGACCGCGGTGCGCGGTCAGTTGCTCGTCGTGGAGAATCCCGGCGTCCGGGACTGGCACGTGTCGTCGGAACCGGGGGCGTCGAACTCCACCTACCTGCTGCCGCAGCCGTACGGGTTGATCCTCGGCGGTACGGCGGAGGAGGGCGCCGAGGGGACGCTCCCGGACCCGGCGACGGCCGCGGCGATACGCGAGCGCTGCGCCCGCGTCCATCCCGCGGTGGCCGACGCCCCGGTCCTGGAACACCGCGTGGGCCTGCGCCCGTGCCGCGCCGCCGGGGTCCGCCTGGAACGCGAGGAGCTGCCCGGAGGCAGCGTGTGCGTGCAACAGTACGGCCACGGCGGGGCGGGAGTGACCGCGTCCTGGGGCTCCGCACGGGAGGCGGCCGACCTGGTGCGCGCGGCCCTCGGGGACCGACCCGGCTGA